AAGGGCGCCAAGGTCGTCGGCTTCGCGGATCTCGGCATGGAGGCGATCTACGAGTTCGACGTGAAGGACATGCCGGTGACCGTCGCGGTCGATGCCACCGGCGAGAGTGTGCACCATACGGCACCGCTGGTGTGGCGCGAGAAGATCAGGCGCGAGCGGCTGCTCGAAGGCGTTTGAGCGATACGGGTGTTGGGGGGCGTCGTCGGCGCGATCGCCCCCCGTTGTGCGTTGGGTGCGCGCATGAGAAAAAACCCAATAATATCAATGAAAGCAGCGCTGAAACCGGCCGGTAGTTCACCCTATCCCGATGGCTATCTGGTCCCCGAAAATCGGGAAGAATCAGCGCCTTTTACGGCGAATTCCGTTACGGAAATTGGCTATATGGCCCCCAGCCGGCAAAAGCCCGGTCGCCGGGCACATCTCGACGGCCATTTCGCGCGACGGAAGCATCCGCTGCGAGCCAGCGATTACTGCATCCGGGACGATTAACTGGCCGGCTTCGGCATGCGCGTTCGACCATCCGGTCACTATTTCTGGTTCGTCGTCTTGCTCATCGTGGCTCCGCTCTCTCAGGAGTTGGAGCCTCCGGCAAACCCTGCGCGGTTCGACTCGTCTCCATCGGCAGCTTTAACCGGCGATCGAGCTGAACGCTGCCGGCTCGACATCGTCACTGCCATCAAGTATGTAGTTACCTAACTACAGCGGAGTGCGCCATGACTTCCGAGACCTTCACCAGCCGCGACTTCAACCGCGAACCCAGCCGGATAAAGCGCGCCGCAAAGCGCGCGCCCGTCATCATCACCGAACGGAACCGGCCCGATATCGTCGTGATGTCCTACGAACGATACACCGCGCTGACGGCGGATGCGGGCTCTTTCCTTGAGCGCATCGCCATGCCGGGCCTCTCCAACCTCGACCTCGACACGAATCTGCCCACGGGCAGCCCGCGAGCAGCGGTCTTCGACTGATGTATCTGATCGATACCAATGTCGTGTCCGAACTCCGCAAGGTCGCGGACGGTCGCGCCAACCCCGCGGTGACCGGCTGGTTTGGCACGGTGCATGACACCGACCTCTTCCTCTCCGTCGTCTCGATCATGGAGATCGAGCTCGGTATCGCACGTCTCGATCGGCGCGATCCTCTGCAGGCGGCAATGCTGCGGCGCTGGCTGCGCCAGCATGTGGAGCCCGCCTTCGCCGATGGCATCCTGCCGATCAGCGCCGAGATCGCGTCGCGCTGCGCGCTTCTCCATGTGCCCGATCCGCGGCCCGAGCGCGATGCCTGGATCGCCGCCACCGCGCTCGTTCATGATTTGACGATCGTGACGCGCAATGTCGCCGACTTCGCCAATAGCGGTGCCACGATCATCAATCCGTGGGATCATGTGTCCTGACGCTGCAACCAGTTTTGCCGGGATATCTGCAATGTACCGCGGTATTCGCACGGTTCGCGCACGATCTGCGAAGACGCGGAACAAATGCTGTCTATTGACAGCACACCCTATGGTGCATGGCTGTGTGCCCCTCAGGGCTGCAGTCGCTCCGCGCGCCATCTGGCGGCATCTTCATCGTTCCACAGCGAGGCATAGATCGGATCGTCGATCTCGATCCCGGCCCAGGTCGGATTGGCGTTGGCCAGCGCAGCCAGTGCCTGAAGCGCAGTGCCATTCTCGCCCAACATCATCGCCAGCCGAGCGGCACGGCGCCATACCCGATCCCAACCGGCACCCAGACGGACCGCCTCGGCAAGATGCCTGCGTGCGGCGCCGGGCTGGCGGTTGCGCGCAGCGCGTTCCGCTCGGGCGATCGCGTCATTGGCTTGATGCATGCCCAGCAATCGGCGAAGCGCGGCCACCGGCCGGTCGTCGGCGTCGACGCGCAGGTCGATGTCCTGGAACCCGCCCTCGGGCGTTCGCACGAGCAGCGCCGCGGACAATCGGCCGGTGCTTTGCCCGCCAGCGGCATCGCCGGCTTCGAGCGCCGCCATCAGCCTTTCGCCGAGTGTGCCCCTGGCCCCGAGATAGGCGTCACGCATCGCCGCCAGCACCGGGGCGCCGGCCAGGCCATTGCCCTGAATGCTGTATCCTGGACCGGTGAGCGCGCCAGCCCATGGCGACGCCGCGGCCTGCGCGCCGGTGAAGGCGCCGCCGTCGCCCGAAGCGCCGATGATGCCGATCTGGCGATATGTCTTGTCCTGCCCTTCGAAACCATCATCGGTTCGCAGCAGTTCGTCGAGCGCTGCTTCGGCGCTCGCTCCGCCTGCCAGAAGCGAGAGCCCCTTCGGGCCATGCGACGGGTTGGTCTCGAACTGGGAGGCGACCGCGCCCACTTTCGCCCGGGCGTAGATGACGGTCGCACCCACCGCGAGATTGTTGGTGGCGACGGCCGCACCGCACGTGCCGTCAGCATCGCAGGCCAGGATCGAATAGGTCGCCGATGCGGGCGCGGCTGCGCCGACGGCGAATGCAACGATCACCGCTTTCCAGAACCGTCTCATGATCGCCCGTCGCCCCGCCTTGCCGCCCCCTATGAAGGGTAGACGTTGCCGATTTATCCGCAACGCACCAGACCGTCTGGTGCACCGAGCGCGGGGCAGGCATCCCAACCAGGTGTATTTGGCAAGCAATACACCTGTGCTATGGGCCGATGAGGATTCATCGGGGGGCACCATGCGGCGCGGACTCTTTCGACCGGCGATCATCGCCTTCACGCTCGCCGCCATGATCGCGGGATCGGGCGCCGCGCGCGCCGCGGAGGGCGCGTATCATCCCGCCTTCCAGCCCGGCCGGCACAAGGCCGCCGCCACCGCCCGGCCCAACGCGGTGCTGGTGCTGGGCACCCCGCATCTGTCGGGCTTGCCGGACAGCTTCCGCGCCGAGGCGCTGGCGCCGTTGCTCGATCGGCTCGCGGCATGGCGGCCGACGGCGATCGCCATCGAGAATCTGTCCGGGCTCCAGTGTGACAGCCTGCGCCGCTCTCCGTCGCGCTATGCGGCGACGGTGAAGGATTATTGCCCCGATACGAGCGCTGCGGGCGAGGCGACCGGGCTCGATGTGCCCGCGGCCAATGCGGCGGCGGAGCGGATGCTGGCGGACTGGCCCGCCGCACCCCTGCCCGCGCAGCGGCGGCGGCTGGCGGCGCTGTTTCTCGCCGCGGGGGAGCCGGCGTCGGCGCTGGTGCAATGGTTGCGCCTGCCGCCGGCGGAGCGGAAGGAGGGTGAGGGGATCGACGCGGCGCTGCGTGCCCGGCTCGACACGCTCGAGCATCGGCGCAACGAGAGCTTTCTCGTCGCCGCCGCGCTCGCCGCGCGGCTCGGGCTCGAGCGGGTGTGGAGCGTCGACGATCACAGCGCCGACCAGCCCGATCCCGCCGACCCCAAGGCCTATGAGGCGGCGATCATGGCGGCGTGGAACAATCCGGCCGCGGCGGCGCGGAGGGCGGAGGACCAGCGGCTGGAGGCGGGGGCCGCGCAGCCGGGCGGGCTGATGGCGCTCTATCGCGCCCATAACGATCCGGCCGCCGCCGAAATGGCCTATCGATCCGATTTCGGCGCGGCGCTCGCCGAGCCCTCGCCGCAGGGTTTCGGCCGCGCCTATGTCGGCTGGTGGGAAACGCGCAACCTGCGCATGGTCGCCAACATCCGCGAGGTGCTGGCCCAGCGCCCGGGCACCCGCCTGCTCGCCATCGTCGGCGCGTCGCACAAGGGCTATTACGAGGCCT
The window above is part of the Sphingomonas sanxanigenens DSM 19645 = NX02 genome. Proteins encoded here:
- a CDS encoding type II toxin-antitoxin system prevent-host-death family antitoxin, giving the protein MTSETFTSRDFNREPSRIKRAAKRAPVIITERNRPDIVVMSYERYTALTADAGSFLERIAMPGLSNLDLDTNLPTGSPRAAVFD
- a CDS encoding type II toxin-antitoxin system VapC family toxin — translated: MYLIDTNVVSELRKVADGRANPAVTGWFGTVHDTDLFLSVVSIMEIELGIARLDRRDPLQAAMLRRWLRQHVEPAFADGILPISAEIASRCALLHVPDPRPERDAWIAATALVHDLTIVTRNVADFANSGATIINPWDHVS
- a CDS encoding DUF1028 domain-containing protein translates to MRRFWKAVIVAFAVGAAAPASATYSILACDADGTCGAAVATNNLAVGATVIYARAKVGAVASQFETNPSHGPKGLSLLAGGASAEAALDELLRTDDGFEGQDKTYRQIGIIGASGDGGAFTGAQAAASPWAGALTGPGYSIQGNGLAGAPVLAAMRDAYLGARGTLGERLMAALEAGDAAGGQSTGRLSAALLVRTPEGGFQDIDLRVDADDRPVAALRRLLGMHQANDAIARAERAARNRQPGAARRHLAEAVRLGAGWDRVWRRAARLAMMLGENGTALQALAALANANPTWAGIEIDDPIYASLWNDEDAARWRAERLQP
- a CDS encoding DUF5694 domain-containing protein, producing MRRGLFRPAIIAFTLAAMIAGSGAARAAEGAYHPAFQPGRHKAAATARPNAVLVLGTPHLSGLPDSFRAEALAPLLDRLAAWRPTAIAIENLSGLQCDSLRRSPSRYAATVKDYCPDTSAAGEATGLDVPAANAAAERMLADWPAAPLPAQRRRLAALFLAAGEPASALVQWLRLPPAERKEGEGIDAALRARLDTLEHRRNESFLVAAALAARLGLERVWSVDDHSADQPDPADPKAYEAAIMAAWNNPAAAARRAEDQRLEAGAAQPGGLMALYRAHNDPAAAEMAYRSDFGAALAEPSPQGFGRAYVGWWETRNLRMVANIREVLAQRPGTRLLAIVGASHKGYYEAYLDQMHDVALVDAAAVLR